The region CCTGGTGAACTACAACGACGGCGACACCCTCAAGATTGAGCCGTTCCGCTCCGCTGTGTTCCCGGTAATCAAGGACCTCGTGGTTGACCGCTCCGCGCTCGACCGCGTGATGCAGCAGGGTGGCTACATCTCCGTCTTCCCGGGTACCGCCCCAGACGCAGACACCCTGTCCGTCAACCACCACGACTCCGAGCTTGCGCTCGACTACGCAGCCTGCATCGGCTGTGGCGCTTGTGTGGCTGCGTGCCCGAATGGCGCCGCGCACCTGTTCACTGGTGCTAAGCTGAAGCACTTGAAGCTGCTGCCACTGGGCAAGCTGGAGCGTAGCCGTCGTGCACGCAAGATGATCGACGAGTTGGAAACCAACTTCGGTCCTTGCTCCCTGTACGGCGAGTGCGCAGACGTCTGCCCTGCAGGCATCCCGCTGGACGCGGTTGGCGCGATTAACGCCGAGCGTGTCCGCGCGGCCGCCCGCGGCGGCGACGACTAAACAGAGAATAAAACGAGGAAGGAAACAACGATGGCGTCCCAACATGCTGTAGCTGATATCCGCAGTGAATCGTTCCCTGAGTATGAGGGCAAGATTCAGGACCTGTACGTCGAAGGCTACGACCCGGTGTCGTACTCCGCGCCGCACTCTTCGCTGCTGCGCTACTCCACGTGGGTAGCGATGGGCCTGATCTTGGCGTCACTGTTCGGTATGGGGCTTGCCATCTGGGGCGCAACTGTTGGCACGTACGGGTATGGTGCGTCTGCTGAGGTCAGCAGCCAGCTCATCCTGTACGGCCTCGTAGAGGCGGTTGTGACGTTAGTGCTCGGCGCGTTCCTTATCGTGAAGGGTCGCGCGGCCTACCGTCAGTACCGCGAGCAAACCGGTCGCGTCAACTAGCGGCTACCTCCAGGTCTCCCCGTCACCACGCTCAATATGGTGGCGGGGAGATTTTTGCTTTAATCAAGTGCATGGCTACACACGCGTTAATGGAGCTCACCGAGGCGGACGAACAGCGCCGCAGGACACTGCGGAAGTACAAGATCGGGGTGACGGCCCTGCTGGGGCTGATGGCCGTGATCTTCCTGACGTGTTCGTGGTGGCAGTCGCAGGGCACCGCGCCGTTGTGGGTGGGGTACGTGCGCGCGGCGGCGGAGGCCGGGATGGTTGGCGGGCTGGCGGACTGGTTCGCGGTCGCGGCGATCTTTAAGCACCCGATGGGGCTGCCTATCCCGCACACGGCGCTGGTGCCGAACAAGAAGGACCAGGTGGCTGACGCGCTGAGTGACTTCGTGAGTGAGAACTTCCTCAACGCGGAGACCATCACCGAGAAGGTGATGGCGGCGGGCATCCCGGAGCGTGCCGGAAGGTGGTTGTCGCTTGAGAAGAACGCGAAGCGGGTGTCGGAGGAGGTCGGCAAGTTTACGGTCAAAGCCGTCGAGGCGGTCGACCCTGCGGAGGCTGAGGAGTTCCTCAACTCGCAGGTCATTGACCGGTTCGCGGAGCCGATCTGGGGCCCGCCGATCGGGCGCGCGCTGGAGGGCTTCATCGCGGACGGCAAGATCGAGCCGGTGGTCGACGACATCGTCGCCTGGGGCAACGAGCGCCTCGCCGGCATGGAGGACGCCATCGTCCGCACCATCGATGAGCGCATGCCCGCTTGGGCCCCGAAGTTCGCCAAGGACCTGGTCGGTGCGAAGGTCTATAACGAGCTGGTGGCGTTCATGGCGGACGTCGATAAGGACAAGGACCACGAGGCTCGCCGAGCTATTCGACGCCAAATCAACCAGTTCGCGCAGGACCTGCAGTTCGACGGTGCCATGATTACGCGAGTGGAGGAGCTGAAGGCGGATGTGATGGCGTCGAATGCGGTGCAGAACGCGGCCGCGGGGCTGTGGGGGCAGGTGTCGGCGGCGATTATTGAGTCGGCGTCGGATCCGGAGAGTTTGGTGCGTCGAAAGATAGCCCTGACGGTGCACGAGTGGGGCGAGAAGCTAGTCAACGAGCCGGCGACGCGTGAGGCGGCCGAGCGCAACCTGCAGAAGTGGACGCACTTCGCTGCGGAGAACGGTGCGGGGCAGATCGTCGGCATTATTTCGGAGACTATTCAGAAGTGGGACGGGCAGGAAGCCGCCGACAAGATCGAGCTGATGGTGGGCAAGGACCTGCAGTACATCCGCGTGAACGGCACGATCGTGGGTGCATTGGCCGGACTTGTTATATACGCTGTGTCACAGTTGCTGTTTTTCTAAAAGGAGAATGATGATGTCTGAGAACAATTCTGGTTTGCGCGATATTGCGGATGCGTTGCTGGTTGCTGGGCAGTCGGTCGGGGAGGCCGTCGGCAAGCTTGGTGGCGATGTGACTGAGCAGCTGAAGCAGGCTGTGGACAACGCTCGTAGCACGTTTGACGGTGCGGGCGACGACAAGGAGCTGAAGGACGCTGTGTCCTCCTTTGCGAGCGACGCCGAGTCCATCGTGCGCAACATCGGCGACTCCGCCGAGGCCGGCGAGGCGAAGGATGCGTTCAAGCTGGTCGCTGAGGAGATCCGCGACGCGTTCGGCAACATTGACGCTGATGACGCGAAGCAGCGCATCGAGTCCGTGGTTGCGCGTGTGCAGGAGCGCATCGCTGACCTGGGCGGCAAGAAGTAATGTCCCTCACTGCTGAGCAGCTGATCATGTCGCTGCCCGTGATGGCGAACGCGCTGCTGTTTTGGGTGCTGGCCATCGCGGGCATTGTGGCGGCGGTGATGGCGGCGTCGACGCGCCCGGACGCGTTTGAGGCGGCGGGGCGTCAGTCGAAGGGCACGTGGGTGGCCATTCTGGCTGGTTCCGCGTTCGCTTGCATGCTGTCGTTGCCGTTCGTGGCGTGGATTGGCGCGGTCGCCATCGGTGTGTACTACTTCGATGTGCGGCCGCAGATCAACAACATTTTGCGGGGGAATTACGGCTGGTAAGCAGGCCTACTGCTGGTAGGCCTGGAGTTCGGCGAAGTCCACGTTGTGGCCCTGCATGGTAACGCGGAGGCCGCCGGGGACGACGTCGAAGCCGGTGATGCGCATCGTCTGGTCGGTGTACTCGGCCACGCCGTTGGTGAGTGCCTCGGTAATCGCGGAGGAGATCTCATCCGGCAGCGTGTTGCCGAACAGCGAGGTGTCGACGGCCTGGACGGAGAATCCGCCGGCGTCGTCAATTTCGGGGCGAAGTGAAACCGCAGCGGCGCCACCGCTGAACTCGACGGTGAAGGTGCCGTCCTCGGGGGAGGTGGTCACCTCGGACACGTTGATGAGCGCGGAGAGGAAATCGCTGCCGATGTTCTGCTGCAGCTGCGTGTTCAGCATCGCGCGCACGAACTCGCTCGGAACCTCGGTGGTGGCGGTCAGGGTGTCCGCGACGGACTTGCCGCTGGCGTCGACCTTGATGGAGTCCATCTCCACGGTGGAAGCCGGCTGGCCGGTGGTTTCGTCGCCGTTCACCACCAGCGTGGAAGGCGTGGTCACCGTGATGTGGGGGATGGTGCCACTCAACATGCCGAGCGTCAGTGGGGAAGCGCCGAAGGAAACCTCGGTGCCCTCCGGGGCTTGGTCACGCATCTGGCTGCCGATGTAGGCGCGTGAGCCGGCTTCGGCGGCGATGAACAGGACCAGGATGGCGGCGAGGATGCCGATCAGGACTTTCCAGACGGTTTTCATGCGCACTAGTGTAGCGACTCACCTTTGGGCGCCACAGCCGCCCAGTCGACGGTGACGGTGTTGTCGCTGAGCCGACGGCGCACCGGGGCGATCGGCCAGTCGCGGGCAAGGGCCTCGCGGGCGTGGCGCCACCGCACCCGGGGGCCGTGCGGCTCCCACCCGGCGGCGTGTTCCCAGGCGGAGTCGGCGTCGCGAAGAAAGTCGTGGATGGGCTCGCCCGGAACGTTGCGGTGGATGAGCGCCTTCGGCAGGCGTTCGGCCAGATCGCTTGGCGTGGCAACGTCGAATGGGTCCCAGGACAGGGTGAGGGTTTGGGGGCCGGTGGCGTCGAGAAGCACCCAGGTGCTGCGGCGGCCGAGCTCGTCGCAGGTGCCCTCGATGAAGAGACCTCCGGGGGCGAGCTTGGAGGTGACGGTGCGCCACACGTCGGGGACTTCCGCGACGTCGTACTGGCGCAGCACGTTGAACGCGCGCACAAGCTGCGGCTGGTAGCCGGCGAGCTCAAACCCGCCGAGCTCGAAGCGGACGCCGTCGCGCGGCGGGAGGACCCGCTCGGGGTTGATCTCGAGGCCCACGACCTCGACGTCGGGGTTGATGCGCCGCAGCCAGCCCGCCCACTCGCAGGTGGTGGTGTGGGAGGCGCCGTAGCCGACGTCGAGTGCTAGTGGGGTTCCTTCGCGCAAAAGCGAAATGACCCGCGCGTTGTGGCGGGTCCATCGATCGCAGCGCCGCAGCCGGTTGATGCCAG is a window of Corynebacterium pseudogenitalium DNA encoding:
- a CDS encoding succinate dehydrogenase/fumarate reductase iron-sulfur subunit: MKLTLEIWRQAGPETEGHFETVEVPDAVEQMSILELLDHVNNQFVEEGKEPFTYASDCREGICGTCGLTINGRPHGADQNVPACLQRLVNYNDGDTLKIEPFRSAVFPVIKDLVVDRSALDRVMQQGGYISVFPGTAPDADTLSVNHHDSELALDYAACIGCGACVAACPNGAAHLFTGAKLKHLKLLPLGKLERSRRARKMIDELETNFGPCSLYGECADVCPAGIPLDAVGAINAERVRAAARGGDD
- a CDS encoding DUF445 domain-containing protein, whose translation is MATHALMELTEADEQRRRTLRKYKIGVTALLGLMAVIFLTCSWWQSQGTAPLWVGYVRAAAEAGMVGGLADWFAVAAIFKHPMGLPIPHTALVPNKKDQVADALSDFVSENFLNAETITEKVMAAGIPERAGRWLSLEKNAKRVSEEVGKFTVKAVEAVDPAEAEEFLNSQVIDRFAEPIWGPPIGRALEGFIADGKIEPVVDDIVAWGNERLAGMEDAIVRTIDERMPAWAPKFAKDLVGAKVYNELVAFMADVDKDKDHEARRAIRRQINQFAQDLQFDGAMITRVEELKADVMASNAVQNAAAGLWGQVSAAIIESASDPESLVRRKIALTVHEWGEKLVNEPATREAAERNLQKWTHFAAENGAGQIVGIISETIQKWDGQEAADKIELMVGKDLQYIRVNGTIVGALAGLVIYAVSQLLFF
- a CDS encoding CGLAU_01105 family protein, giving the protein MSENNSGLRDIADALLVAGQSVGEAVGKLGGDVTEQLKQAVDNARSTFDGAGDDKELKDAVSSFASDAESIVRNIGDSAEAGEAKDAFKLVAEEIRDAFGNIDADDAKQRIESVVARVQERIADLGGKK
- a CDS encoding DUF2516 family protein, whose amino-acid sequence is MSLTAEQLIMSLPVMANALLFWVLAIAGIVAAVMAASTRPDAFEAAGRQSKGTWVAILAGSAFACMLSLPFVAWIGAVAIGVYYFDVRPQINNILRGNYGW
- a CDS encoding DUF2993 domain-containing protein, with product MKTVWKVLIGILAAILVLFIAAEAGSRAYIGSQMRDQAPEGTEVSFGASPLTLGMLSGTIPHITVTTPSTLVVNGDETTGQPASTVEMDSIKVDASGKSVADTLTATTEVPSEFVRAMLNTQLQQNIGSDFLSALINVSEVTTSPEDGTFTVEFSGGAAAVSLRPEIDDAGGFSVQAVDTSLFGNTLPDEISSAITEALTNGVAEYTDQTMRITGFDVVPGGLRVTMQGHNVDFAELQAYQQ
- a CDS encoding methylase yields the protein MSKHHHNLRSQAGHGQPYGVITRGTTGINRLRRCDRWTRHNARVISLLREGTPLALDVGYGASHTTTCEWAGWLRRINPDVEVVGLEINPERVLPPRDGVRFELGGFELAGYQPQLVRAFNVLRQYDVAEVPDVWRTVTSKLAPGGLFIEGTCDELGRRSTWVLLDATGPQTLTLSWDPFDVATPSDLAERLPKALIHRNVPGEPIHDFLRDADSAWEHAAGWEPHGPRVRWRHAREALARDWPIAPVRRRLSDNTVTVDWAAVAPKGESLH